One Methanobrevibacter millerae genomic window carries:
- a CDS encoding zinc ribbon domain-containing protein produces MVKCPRCGYENISSSTYCVNCSYTLKKAPVEKKKGGWSMGIAKKIVLIVGIVVIAFLLFSVVYNNSQPTNEESLNVITADQNVQQGSTHPYQVKIIYDGSWYSKAGTPGYLQEKSDTGNASINLDSASWDQVSVTVQKNDESSNNLIVQLIRNGNVVAENSTTNPGGEVTLSYRS; encoded by the coding sequence ATGGTTAAATGTCCAAGATGTGGATATGAAAATATTTCATCATCTACATATTGCGTAAACTGTTCCTATACATTGAAAAAAGCACCTGTCGAAAAGAAAAAAGGCGGGTGGTCTATGGGAATAGCGAAGAAAATTGTTTTAATCGTTGGGATTGTAGTTATTGCATTTTTATTATTCTCTGTTGTTTATAATAATTCCCAACCGACTAACGAAGAATCATTGAATGTTATTACGGCAGATCAGAATGTTCAACAAGGTTCCACTCATCCTTATCAAGTAAAAATCATTTACGACGGCAGCTGGTATTCCAAAGCCGGTACTCCAGGTTACCTGCAGGAAAAGTCAGATACAGGTAACGCTTCCATTAATCTGGATTCAGCTTCATGGGATCAAGTTTCCGTAACGGTTCAGAAAAATGATGAATCATCAAACAATTTGATTGTTCAACTCATAAGGAATGGTAATGTTGTAGCTGAAAATTCAACTACAAATCCTGGTGGGGAAGTTACGCTTTCTTACAGAAGCTAG
- a CDS encoding ATP-binding cassette domain-containing protein: MIKVENVSKSYELDDGNTVVGLKNVSFEVNEGEILGIMGKSGSGKTTLLRALRGVEHIDEGSITVGDVSVDAKSSQYYYNELKKVTAIHLQRSFGLWPETVRQNVLRKLYAREYLDEGSTDFNVAESEFGEEADRLLELVSLTHKKDHYAAVLSGGEKQRLIMARQLAKRPKALLLDEPATMACPKTKQEILDAVKKINEELNITVVLVSHLPEVQKYLADRVMLMEDGEIVKEGTPNEITEEFMSSMDPIVDIENLSTDKDIIDVKDINKRFYLLNGGEVLQIEDINFKVQKENILSLIGPSGAGKTVLLRMLGGLDDSDSGEVLYEVDGEWHDIAIAGLGRMKIRSKLGFMHQEFSLVHYATVLDQLATRLGYKNQNIVSEARQRAERMGLSDELLDSLYLLTDLQENEAKARLEQVGLPPDILGELFPRFPETATREAVADIFDSLDLDLDILQRKSYELSGGQKVRVMLALILVSKPEILLLDEPFGDLDPITLRTVTNSLKTISKKYGITIVMVSHNTEFIKELSNRALFMDDGKIIDDSENMDEIVDNFIDFCHASYLKENE, from the coding sequence ATGATTAAAGTCGAAAATGTAAGTAAATCATATGAATTGGACGACGGAAATACCGTTGTAGGTTTAAAAAACGTTAGTTTTGAAGTTAATGAAGGCGAAATACTTGGAATCATGGGTAAAAGCGGTTCCGGTAAAACGACACTTTTAAGAGCATTAAGGGGTGTGGAGCATATTGATGAAGGTTCCATTACCGTCGGCGACGTAAGCGTTGACGCAAAATCCTCCCAGTATTACTATAATGAGCTTAAAAAGGTCACTGCCATTCACCTTCAGAGGTCTTTCGGATTATGGCCTGAAACGGTACGTCAAAACGTCTTAAGAAAATTATACGCACGTGAATATCTCGATGAGGGAAGCACTGACTTTAACGTTGCCGAAAGTGAATTCGGCGAGGAGGCCGACAGGCTTCTTGAACTGGTATCCCTTACCCACAAGAAAGACCATTACGCTGCGGTGTTGAGCGGCGGTGAAAAGCAAAGGCTGATCATGGCCCGTCAGCTCGCAAAGCGTCCGAAAGCCCTGCTTTTAGATGAACCTGCAACAATGGCATGCCCCAAAACAAAACAGGAAATCCTCGATGCTGTCAAAAAGATTAATGAGGAGCTAAACATTACCGTAGTCCTTGTTTCACACTTGCCTGAAGTCCAAAAGTATCTTGCCGACAGGGTAATGCTGATGGAGGACGGCGAAATCGTAAAGGAAGGCACTCCTAATGAGATTACCGAGGAGTTCATGAGTTCAATGGATCCTATTGTCGATATCGAAAACCTTTCAACAGACAAGGACATTATTGACGTAAAGGATATTAATAAGAGATTCTACCTTTTAAACGGAGGAGAGGTACTTCAGATTGAAGACATTAATTTCAAGGTTCAAAAGGAAAACATTTTAAGCCTGATTGGTCCAAGCGGTGCCGGAAAAACCGTTCTTTTAAGGATGCTTGGAGGACTTGACGATTCCGATAGCGGTGAAGTATTATATGAAGTTGACGGTGAATGGCATGACATAGCCATTGCCGGACTGGGACGTATGAAAATCCGTTCAAAGCTGGGTTTCATGCACCAGGAATTCTCTCTGGTTCACTATGCCACAGTTCTTGACCAGCTGGCAACCCGTCTGGGATATAAAAATCAAAATATTGTATCTGAAGCACGCCAAAGGGCTGAAAGGATGGGACTCAGTGATGAACTCTTGGATTCACTTTATCTTCTTACTGATTTGCAGGAAAATGAAGCGAAAGCCCGTCTGGAACAGGTTGGACTTCCTCCTGACATTTTAGGCGAGCTCTTCCCGAGATTCCCTGAAACCGCAACCCGTGAAGCGGTTGCAGACATTTTCGATAGCCTTGATTTGGATTTGGATATCCTTCAGAGAAAGTCATATGAACTCTCCGGAGGCCAGAAAGTACGTGTAATGCTTGCTTTGATTCTTGTTTCAAAGCCTGAAATACTGCTTTTAGATGAACCGTTCGGTGATTTGGATCCTATTACATTAAGGACTGTAACGAATTCACTTAAAACCATTTCTAAAAAGTACGGTATTACCATTGTAATGGTTTCACACAATACGGAATTCATCAAGGAACTGTCCAACAGGGCGCTCTTTATGGATGACGGTAAAATAATCGACGACAGCGAGAATATGGATGAAATTGTCGATAATTTCATTGATTTCTGTCACGCAAGCTATCTGAAGGAGAACGAATAG
- the galE gene encoding UDP-glucose 4-epimerase GalE has translation MILVTGGAGYIGSHTNKALNKAGYETVVLDNLCKGYENFAKWGEFVNCDFGSSDLREVFEKYDIDGVLHFAAFSSVAESVELPQKYFKNNYKNTLNLLKVMREFGVDKFILSSTAAVYGNPEKVPITEDQELKPINPYGHSKWITEKALEREAEKGNFNYVSLRYFNAAGCDFDCEIGELHDPETHLIPLVLDAAIGKRDSISIFGTDYNTPDGTCIRDYIHVNDLASAHIAAYEYLCDKNTSNIFNLGNGEGYSVREIIDMCKKVTGKDFKVEIADRREGDPDILIADASKIRNELGWQPKYDLECIVSSAWKWHQKINSI, from the coding sequence GTGATTTTAGTAACTGGAGGAGCCGGCTACATTGGCTCCCATACCAACAAGGCATTGAATAAGGCAGGATACGAAACAGTAGTTCTCGATAACTTATGTAAAGGCTATGAAAACTTCGCCAAATGGGGTGAGTTCGTAAACTGCGACTTTGGAAGCAGTGACCTTCGCGAAGTATTTGAAAAATATGACATTGACGGGGTACTGCACTTTGCAGCCTTTTCATCCGTGGCTGAATCCGTTGAGCTTCCGCAGAAGTACTTTAAAAACAACTACAAAAACACTTTAAATCTCCTTAAGGTAATGAGGGAATTCGGTGTCGATAAATTCATTTTATCTTCAACCGCAGCGGTCTACGGAAATCCCGAAAAGGTTCCTATCACAGAAGATCAGGAATTAAAGCCAATCAACCCATATGGACATTCCAAATGGATTACCGAAAAGGCTTTAGAAAGGGAAGCCGAAAAAGGTAACTTCAATTACGTTTCACTGAGATATTTCAATGCTGCGGGATGTGACTTTGACTGTGAAATCGGTGAGCTTCACGACCCTGAAACCCACTTGATTCCACTGGTTCTTGATGCGGCAATCGGAAAAAGGGACAGCATTTCCATTTTCGGAACCGACTATAACACTCCTGACGGAACTTGTATCAGGGATTACATTCACGTTAATGACCTGGCAAGTGCTCATATAGCAGCATATGAATACTTATGTGATAAAAACACTTCAAACATCTTCAACTTGGGAAACGGTGAAGGTTATTCAGTCCGTGAAATCATTGACATGTGTAAAAAGGTCACCGGAAAGGACTTCAAGGTCGAAATAGCCGACCGCCGTGAAGGAGATCCGGACATTCTAATTGCAGATGCTTCAAAAATCAGAAATGAACTTGGCTGGCAGCCTAAATACGATTTGGAATGCATCGTTTCATCTGCATGGAAATGGCATCAGAAAATAAATTCTATTTAA
- the purF gene encoding amidophosphoribosyltransferase yields the protein MQGEIEDKCGIVGIHSKDASKNVSSFVYYCLYALQHRGQESAGIATFQQEKGLAYYCGMGLITDVFKDYEIQNLSGNMAIGHVRYSTTGQSRLENSQPFVTDFDDGFIAMAHNGDIVNSEELRNELIDEGYEFKSDTDSEVICYMLKKEHYDNHKDIIDAIEAVSAKLVGSYALVILVNGDLYGVRDPMGIKPLAIAERNGDYILASETVAFDVINAKYIRDIRPGEVVYFENEEIASHMLEIADESNLSHCMFEYVYFARPDSTIDGINVYNTRLNIGKQLYKLYPIDADVIIPVPDSSIPAAIGYSRASGIPYGEGLIKNRYVGRTFIMPTQEERELAVRLKLNPIKQAIKGKKIVLIDDSIVRGTTSKQLLDLVKEAEPAEIHFLVGCPPVISPCYYGVAMATKKELIAANYSVEEIREQLEIDSLGYITLEALVEAIGMPEENLCLGCLNECYPTELPENIEAETYYKP from the coding sequence ATGCAAGGGGAAATAGAGGATAAATGTGGTATTGTAGGGATACATTCTAAAGATGCTTCTAAGAATGTTTCTTCTTTTGTTTATTACTGTTTATATGCTTTACAGCACAGGGGTCAGGAATCTGCCGGAATAGCTACATTCCAACAGGAAAAGGGATTGGCTTATTATTGCGGCATGGGACTGATTACCGATGTTTTCAAGGATTATGAAATACAGAACCTTTCAGGAAATATGGCCATTGGCCACGTAAGGTATTCTACAACCGGTCAGTCAAGACTGGAAAACTCACAACCTTTTGTAACTGATTTTGACGATGGATTCATTGCCATGGCTCATAACGGAGATATCGTTAATTCCGAAGAACTGAGAAATGAGCTTATTGATGAAGGCTATGAATTCAAATCCGACACTGACTCTGAAGTAATTTGTTACATGCTTAAAAAGGAGCATTATGATAATCACAAAGACATTATTGATGCAATCGAAGCGGTTTCAGCCAAATTGGTCGGTTCATATGCTCTGGTTATTCTTGTAAACGGCGACTTGTATGGCGTTCGCGATCCTATGGGAATCAAGCCATTGGCAATTGCCGAAAGAAACGGTGACTATATTTTAGCTTCAGAAACCGTTGCCTTTGACGTTATCAATGCGAAATATATAAGAGACATCAGACCAGGTGAAGTCGTTTACTTTGAAAACGAGGAAATAGCAAGTCACATGCTTGAAATCGCTGACGAATCAAACCTGTCACACTGCATGTTCGAATACGTTTACTTTGCAAGGCCTGACAGTACGATTGACGGCATTAATGTCTATAATACCAGATTAAATATCGGAAAGCAGCTATACAAATTATATCCTATTGACGCTGACGTTATCATACCGGTTCCGGACTCTTCAATTCCTGCAGCAATAGGCTATTCAAGAGCTTCAGGAATTCCTTACGGTGAAGGATTAATCAAGAACAGGTACGTTGGTAGGACATTCATCATGCCGACCCAGGAGGAAAGGGAACTTGCAGTAAGGCTTAAGCTGAATCCGATAAAGCAGGCAATAAAGGGCAAAAAGATTGTTCTTATTGATGACAGTATAGTAAGGGGAACAACTTCAAAGCAGCTGCTTGATTTGGTTAAGGAAGCCGAGCCTGCCGAAATCCACTTTTTGGTCGGATGCCCTCCTGTCATCTCACCTTGTTATTATGGGGTGGCAATGGCTACCAAAAAGGAACTGATTGCTGCCAATTATAGCGTTGAGGAAATACGCGAGCAGCTGGAAATAGATTCTTTAGGCTACATTACTTTAGAAGCGCTGGTCGAAGCAATAGGAATGCCTGAAGAGAATTTATGTTTAGGCTGTTTAAATGAATGCTACCCAACAGAATTGCCTGAAAACATTGAAGCTGAAACTTATTATAAACCTTAA
- a CDS encoding NAD(P)/FAD-dependent oxidoreductase, protein MIETDVIVVGSGPAGSSAAKHAALGGAKVILMDKKSEIGAPKRCAEGVSIQGLEKLGIKPSPRWITQKIEGVRIQTPDGTDIWMTEDQVKLPEAGYILERKVFDKHMAMDAARAGAEIRIKTLVTGIEKVKDGYLVFTESMGEKQDFKCKILIAADGPEGHIARWAGLKPAAKPKEMESGVQYEMCNVEFEKPGVIEFYLGSCAPGGYVWIFPKGEDIANVGLAVLPHKAEKTAKEYLDDFVAKSPYLKNAQAVELNVGGDPVGGMTKKLYGDNILVCGDAAGQVNPLTGGGIISGMTGGMCAGQVAAQAIKEDCSKKFLKQYDELAHQELDHEIKRYKKVQEYLLTLSDDELNSIGHAFQGESFDKISTTEIVKKLIKISPKALLKLGKFV, encoded by the coding sequence ATGATTGAAACAGATGTTATAGTAGTGGGTTCAGGACCTGCAGGCTCATCAGCAGCAAAACACGCTGCATTAGGTGGAGCAAAAGTTATTTTAATGGATAAGAAATCAGAAATTGGTGCACCGAAAAGATGTGCTGAAGGTGTTTCAATTCAGGGACTTGAAAAATTAGGAATCAAGCCTTCTCCACGCTGGATTACTCAAAAAATCGAAGGCGTAAGGATTCAGACCCCTGACGGTACAGACATATGGATGACTGAAGATCAGGTAAAGCTGCCTGAAGCAGGATACATTCTTGAAAGAAAAGTATTCGACAAGCACATGGCAATGGATGCCGCAAGGGCAGGTGCTGAAATCAGAATCAAGACCTTAGTAACAGGTATTGAAAAAGTTAAGGACGGTTATCTTGTATTCACAGAATCCATGGGCGAAAAACAGGATTTCAAATGTAAAATCCTAATCGCAGCAGACGGTCCTGAAGGCCACATTGCAAGATGGGCAGGATTGAAACCTGCCGCTAAGCCAAAGGAAATGGAATCCGGTGTACAGTATGAAATGTGTAATGTCGAATTCGAAAAGCCTGGTGTCATCGAATTTTACTTAGGTTCATGCGCACCTGGGGGATACGTATGGATTTTCCCTAAAGGTGAAGACATCGCAAACGTCGGTTTGGCAGTATTGCCTCATAAGGCAGAAAAAACCGCCAAGGAATATCTGGATGACTTTGTTGCAAAATCACCTTACCTTAAAAACGCTCAGGCCGTCGAATTGAATGTGGGCGGAGACCCTGTCGGCGGAATGACCAAAAAACTTTATGGCGATAACATTTTAGTCTGCGGAGACGCAGCAGGACAGGTCAACCCATTGACCGGAGGAGGAATCATCAGCGGAATGACTGGTGGAATGTGCGCAGGTCAGGTAGCTGCCCAGGCAATCAAGGAAGACTGCTCCAAAAAGTTCCTCAAGCAATATGACGAACTGGCTCACCAGGAGCTCGACCATGAAATCAAAAGGTATAAAAAGGTTCAGGAATACCTGCTTACCCTATCCGATGATGAGCTTAACAGCATAGGCCACGCATTCCAGGGCGAATCTTTCGATAAGATTTCAACAACCGAAATCGTTAAGAAATTAATAAAGATATCACCTAAGGCTTTATTGAAGTTAGGTAAATTCGTCTAG
- a CDS encoding winged helix-turn-helix transcriptional regulator — protein sequence MSAYSKCPIELSVSLIRKKWVVEILRDLFFGKTRFSEFKKDKPKLSNKVLSNCLKSMEKDGLIERISKRYERDVEYILTKKGQALNRIVYELAMFSIDEDMGDTKFNDETKGKIRSSFKDKLLIND from the coding sequence ATGAGTGCCTACAGCAAATGTCCAATTGAATTATCAGTCAGCTTGATTAGAAAGAAATGGGTTGTTGAAATTCTCAGAGATTTGTTTTTTGGAAAAACTCGCTTTTCAGAGTTTAAAAAAGACAAACCTAAGCTGTCAAATAAAGTATTGAGCAATTGCCTGAAATCCATGGAAAAGGACGGGCTAATTGAAAGGATATCCAAGAGATACGAACGTGACGTTGAATACATATTGACTAAAAAGGGCCAGGCTCTCAACAGGATTGTTTATGAACTGGCTATGTTCAGCATTGATGAGGATATGGGTGATACCAAATTCAATGATGAAACCAAAGGCAAAATCCGTAGCAGCTTTAAGGATAAACTGCTTATTAACGATTAA
- a CDS encoding universal stress protein, whose amino-acid sequence MFDVICVPVDGSDYGYEAADVAIELASKFSSKIAAVHVLEEFSLNSYESEENSGDAILAKITKKAAEFNVEVVEHLLTADALRDMKFIVKQTGADLVVIHALGSDNERFVSFDENNISDHQIGSVSERLLRTSDVPVLLVK is encoded by the coding sequence ATGTTTGACGTTATCTGCGTTCCCGTTGACGGGTCCGATTACGGATATGAAGCGGCTGACGTCGCCATTGAACTGGCCAGTAAATTCTCATCAAAAATAGCTGCGGTTCATGTTCTTGAGGAATTCTCCTTAAACAGCTATGAATCCGAGGAAAACTCAGGTGATGCCATTTTGGCAAAAATCACCAAAAAGGCGGCTGAATTTAATGTTGAAGTTGTCGAGCATCTCCTGACTGCAGACGCATTAAGGGACATGAAATTCATCGTTAAGCAAACGGGGGCTGATTTGGTCGTTATTCACGCATTGGGCTCTGATAATGAAAGGTTTGTCTCCTTTGATGAGAATAATATAAGCGATCACCAGATCGGTTCTGTTTCAGAAAGACTTTTAAGGACATCTGACGTTCCGGTTTTACTGGTCAAATAA
- a CDS encoding arsenate reductase family protein: MLFVYYPKCSTCRKAKKWLEEKNIDFEGRDIIEDNPTYEELKEWYEKSGLSLNRFFNTSGMKYRELNLKDKRPEMSEDEQLKLLATDGMLVKRPVIVKDDLVLTGFKVKEWEENLL; encoded by the coding sequence ATGTTATTTGTTTACTACCCGAAATGTTCAACCTGCCGCAAGGCTAAAAAATGGCTTGAAGAAAAGAATATTGATTTTGAAGGAAGGGATATCATTGAAGACAATCCTACCTATGAGGAATTGAAGGAATGGTATGAGAAAAGTGGTCTTTCACTGAACAGGTTTTTCAACACAAGCGGAATGAAATACCGTGAACTGAATCTCAAGGACAAACGCCCTGAAATGTCTGAAGACGAACAGCTGAAACTGCTTGCAACCGACGGTATGCTCGTCAAAAGGCCTGTTATTGTAAAGGATGATCTTGTCCTGACCGGATTTAAGGTCAAGGAATGGGAAGAAAACCTTTTATGA
- a CDS encoding peptidase U32 family protein, which produces MVELLAPAGNFISLRAVLENGADAVYFGLDNFNMRANARNFSLEDLSEVSKIAKEYSAKTYLGTNIILNEKLASQLDSNLEIISSSEIDGLILSDIGLIENCVSNGLEAHISVQENVTNSYTLKTLKKLGAKRAILSRELSLREITEIASKSPIETEIFVHGAICMAVSGRCFLSYGLYGRSANCGDCLQPCRKNWTLTYEEGEDNVVNFSDVEDERFIITGSDDESYRTNFFSPKDMCMIEYIPELMKSGVDSFKIEGRARSADYGAMVTGIYRQAIDSYNENPSEYNVRDEWMDDLTSVFNRGFDTNFYFNTPFETSEDNQSKYIKKDIGQVVNYYNRVNVAELRVWDDLQIGDKIIIQGKTTGSITHTIDSMQVEGEDVQNVSKNSNVGVLLPEKVRKNDFVYKLVERSQDD; this is translated from the coding sequence ATGGTAGAATTATTGGCTCCCGCAGGAAATTTCATATCTCTTCGTGCCGTACTGGAAAACGGTGCGGATGCCGTTTATTTTGGGTTGGATAACTTTAACATGAGAGCTAATGCCCGCAACTTTTCACTGGAGGACTTAAGCGAAGTCTCCAAAATAGCCAAGGAATACTCCGCAAAGACATATCTGGGCACAAATATAATTTTAAACGAGAAGCTGGCTTCGCAACTTGATTCTAATTTGGAGATAATTTCTTCTTCTGAAATCGACGGACTCATTTTATCAGACATTGGATTAATAGAAAATTGCGTTTCAAACGGCCTTGAAGCCCATATTAGCGTTCAGGAAAACGTCACAAATTCATATACCCTAAAGACACTTAAGAAGCTGGGTGCCAAAAGGGCGATACTTTCACGCGAGCTCTCGTTAAGGGAAATTACTGAAATCGCTTCAAAGTCTCCAATTGAAACTGAGATATTCGTTCACGGAGCAATATGTATGGCGGTATCCGGAAGATGCTTTTTAAGCTACGGGCTGTATGGAAGAAGCGCCAACTGTGGTGACTGCCTTCAGCCATGCCGAAAGAACTGGACGCTTACCTATGAGGAAGGAGAGGACAATGTCGTTAACTTCTCAGACGTTGAGGATGAACGCTTCATTATAACTGGAAGCGATGATGAAAGCTACAGGACAAACTTCTTTTCTCCAAAGGACATGTGCATGATAGAATACATTCCCGAACTGATGAAAAGCGGTGTCGATTCGTTTAAAATAGAGGGAAGAGCCCGAAGCGCTGATTACGGGGCGATGGTAACCGGAATCTACAGGCAGGCAATCGATTCATACAATGAAAACCCTTCCGAGTATAATGTACGGGATGAATGGATGGATGATTTAACCAGCGTTTTCAACAGGGGCTTTGACACCAATTTCTATTTCAACACTCCATTTGAGACAAGTGAAGACAATCAGTCAAAATACATTAAAAAGGACATCGGACAGGTTGTCAACTATTACAACAGGGTTAATGTGGCTGAGCTGAGGGTCTGGGATGATTTACAAATCGGAGATAAGATAATAATCCAGGGAAAGACCACAGGTTCCATAACCCATACAATAGATTCCATGCAGGTTGAAGGCGAAGATGTCCAAAATGTTTCTAAAAACTCCAATGTAGGAGTATTGCTTCCCGAAAAGGTTAGAAAAAACGATTTTGTATATAAATTAGTTGAGAGGTCACAGGATGATTAA
- the cfbC gene encoding Ni-sirohydrochlorin a,c-diamide reductive cyclase ATP-dependent reductase subunit, which translates to MIKKIAIYGKGGIGKSTTVANLSAVYANDGLNCLVIGCDPKADTTRTLYGKRIPTVVRTIKENRNAERDDFVFKGYKDILCVESGGPEPGVGCAGRGVIVAMKRLENLGVFDEDLDVVIYDVLGDVVCGGFSVPLREKYADEVVIVTSGEFMSLYAANNIVRGIKKLKGNLTGIVCNCRNVNNEEEIVNEFAKKIGTHVLGTIHRSNLIQESELDAKTVVEKYPESEEACEYRDLALSIMNNEEPSLPEPMSDEELEEFFKGFL; encoded by the coding sequence ATGATTAAAAAAATAGCTATTTACGGAAAAGGCGGTATTGGAAAGAGTACGACAGTGGCTAACCTGTCTGCTGTATATGCAAACGACGGTTTAAACTGTCTGGTTATAGGCTGTGATCCCAAGGCCGACACGACTCGTACGTTATACGGAAAAAGAATCCCGACAGTCGTAAGGACAATCAAGGAAAACAGAAACGCTGAAAGGGATGATTTTGTCTTTAAAGGTTATAAGGATATATTGTGCGTTGAAAGCGGAGGCCCCGAACCCGGTGTCGGATGCGCAGGACGTGGAGTCATTGTCGCAATGAAAAGGCTTGAAAATCTCGGAGTATTCGACGAGGATCTGGACGTTGTCATCTATGACGTATTGGGTGACGTTGTCTGCGGAGGATTTTCAGTTCCTTTGCGTGAAAAATACGCTGATGAGGTGGTAATCGTTACATCAGGCGAGTTCATGTCACTTTATGCCGCAAACAACATTGTCAGAGGCATTAAGAAGCTTAAGGGAAACCTTACGGGAATCGTATGCAACTGCCGAAACGTAAATAATGAAGAGGAAATAGTAAATGAATTTGCCAAAAAGATAGGAACCCATGTACTAGGCACAATCCACAGAAGCAATTTGATTCAGGAAAGTGAATTAGATGCAAAGACTGTTGTAGAAAAATACCCTGAATCAGAGGAAGCCTGCGAATACCGTGACCTTGCTTTAAGCATTATGAACAATGAAGAGCCTTCACTTCCCGAACCCATGAGCGATGAGGAACTTGAGGAATTTTTCAAAGGATTTTTATGA
- a CDS encoding 4Fe-4S binding protein: MIVKEWCSFCGECAGVCPRNLIQVREYALVFNEDDCRDCDTCVKACPINALEKEE, from the coding sequence ATGATAGTCAAAGAATGGTGCTCATTCTGCGGAGAGTGCGCAGGTGTTTGCCCGAGAAATTTAATTCAAGTAAGAGAGTACGCTTTAGTTTTTAATGAAGATGACTGTAGAGATTGTGACACATGCGTTAAGGCCTGTCCAATCAACGCTTTAGAAAAAGAGGAATGA
- a CDS encoding HAD family hydrolase, whose amino-acid sequence MKKLSIFDFDGTLFNSVDDVVICFNEALAKLGFECLNREEFFSCLGGNIDEILSLVLKDQNTPENMEALKETYLDIYYNSEKENTLPFPGSHELLLKLQEMGVLLAINSNRFTDSIESFVDRFFDDIDFVLIEGHNFDTPSKPSPEGINKIIEKAGVSPSQAVYIGDSGTDIKTAQNAGIDCIVVKWGYGDENVWQNDYVLECVDEFSQILKYF is encoded by the coding sequence ATGAAAAAGCTATCTATTTTTGATTTTGACGGAACGCTCTTCAATTCGGTGGATGATGTTGTCATCTGCTTTAATGAGGCGTTGGCTAAACTTGGTTTTGAATGCTTAAACCGTGAGGAGTTCTTTTCATGTTTGGGCGGAAACATCGATGAAATCCTTTCTCTTGTGTTAAAGGATCAAAACACTCCCGAAAACATGGAAGCCCTTAAGGAGACCTATCTGGATATCTATTATAATTCTGAAAAGGAAAATACCCTTCCGTTTCCTGGGTCTCATGAGTTACTTTTGAAACTGCAGGAAATGGGGGTTTTGTTGGCCATTAATTCAAACCGCTTTACTGATTCCATCGAGTCTTTTGTTGACAGGTTTTTTGATGACATTGATTTTGTATTGATTGAAGGGCATAACTTCGATACGCCGTCAAAGCCTTCTCCTGAAGGAATAAATAAAATCATTGAAAAGGCGGGAGTTTCACCTTCACAGGCAGTTTATATTGGCGACTCGGGTACTGACATTAAAACCGCTCAAAACGCCGGAATCGACTGTATTGTAGTGAAGTGGGGCTACGGCGATGAAAATGTCTGGCAAAACGATTATGTGCTTGAATGCGTTGACGAGTTTTCCCAGATACTAAAGTATTTTTAA